From Acipenser ruthenus chromosome 36, fAciRut3.2 maternal haplotype, whole genome shotgun sequence:
tttattttaattgaacgACCTGAGGTCCCAATTCTGTCACTCCTCCCGTAGTaccagctacaaaaaaaaaatgatttgataaAACCCAGACTGCGAGTGGCTAGCCGTTAGTCAAACAGCAGTCAGCACCAAACAGCCAGAATAAATCACGTCCTAAATGTTGTGTATTGGAAATAAaacaaagggcttgtaaccaggaggtccctggttcaaatcccacctcagccactgactcattgtgtgaccctgagcaagtcacttaacctccttgtgctccgtctttcgggtgagacgtagttgtaagtgactctgcagctgatgcatagttcacacaccctagtctctgtaagtcgccttggataaaggcgtctgctaaataaacaaataataattcaagtTCATAAATGAAAGCCCCAGTTCACTCACGCTTCCCTTTTCCACCAGGCAATCTCCCATCGATATCCAAGACCTCTTCAGGAACCAAATCCATTCAGAATCTTGGTTTGCAGGGAAAAAGCAGAGCCAAACTCCAAGGCATGACTGTCTTGAAACTGGGAGTGTCACATGACCTTGTTAAGGAACCCTGAAAACAATCAACTTAATTGTAATGACAAAGCATGAAATTACCCAATCTGTTACAATTTATGTAATGTATAAACCATGCAAAATTCTACATTAAAACACTGCAGCTTATAAACACTGTACTAATAAAGTTGTAGTTCTATAAAGGAAATGATCCaattctttcaaaataaaacagctagATTTGAACCCAGTCTTCCAAGGAGAACAGCACAGAATGCTAGAgaattagcccactgcaccatCTCACTTCTTTGGAAAGGCTTGGTTTTTGAAGACCATGTACCGTTTGTTTAGTTCCGATGGGTCATGTAACACCCCACCCCGAAATACAACAGAAAAGGTACAAAACAAGTCATGGGTACAGCAAGAAGTAGCAAATAGAGATACAGGAGACAGCAGCACATTGCCCAGCAAAGTTAACATCACATGCAGCGACTAAACAAATACCAAAATCATATCATAGAGTAAGCACTcaacaaaaacatttgttttggttttacctTGACTCAGAAGTTCTGCATCATCGCCACAGGGTGGCAGCATTGGATAACAAATACAGAGGTCATGAATTCCTgagtttaaaaatgatttcaccAAATGAAAGTAATGGCTCTAGCAATTGCACATTGCTATAATTGTGTATTCTGATCTATCTATAGAAATACTATTTTACTATGACAGTGAAATTTAATTATTTCTCTGAATGACTTTCACAGCATCAAACTGAAAACTACCCATTGTAAActctgtcaagtcgggtcttaaaggatccaagcgattcagcatcaacaacatgactaggtaacccattccatcccctcaccactctctgtgtgaagaagagtctccttcagcaacatgactaggtaacccattccatcacctcaccactctctgtgtgaagaagagtctccttcagcaacatgactaggtaacccattccatcccctccccactctgtgtgaagaagagtctccttcagcaacatgactaggtaacccattccatctcctcaccactttttaataaacaaaaagcaacaCACAGTTTTTGATAGTTTAACAAATAATCTATCAACAAactaacttatttcatttaaagtatttgttcatgacagAAGTACTGGCACCCCTGctgaattatttttgtgttttcttctttctgCTTTTATTACGGTGTTCAGATGTTtttgataattcttaaccagcaTGTTTCATCTTGTTgctgaaatctgggcccattctgtcttgcatactTCCTTCAGCTCGGACAGATGGTTctaccatcatctgctgtgttgccaaaacttTCTTCTTCAACAGCTGTTGAAAATAATTACCTTTTTTTGGCAATTGACTTTACAATGCAGCTCAGTTACTGTGTAAttgttttcaatcaatgaatatatttcaaaatgagTTCTATTACAGAACTAATTTTACAGATTTtgaatgtaaaggtgccaatactatTACCATGAACAAATACTTGAAATGacttaagtgctttttttttgtttatactaCCAGCAGTTTAgaggctaatgttcactaaatgcctgtatttaacatgtttttttttaaatgatcttatattaagtgtagtgTGCCAAtatttgtctgcaactgtatgtgtgtgtgtgtgtatatatatatatatatatatatatatatatacacacagatatacagctctggaaaaaattaagagaccactgcaaaattatcagtttctctggttttactatttataggtatgtgtttgggtaaaatgaacatttttgttttattctataaactactgacaacacatctcccaaattccaaataaaaatattgtcatttagagcatttatttgcagaaaatgacaactgggtcaaaataacaaaaaagatgcagtgttgtcagacctcgaataatgcaaagaaaataagttcatattcatttttaaacaacacaatactaatgttttaacttaggaagagttcagaaatcaatatttggtggaataaccctgattttcaagcacagctttcatgcgtcttggcatgctctccaccagtctttcacattgatgttgggtgactttatgccactcctggcgcaaaaattcaagcagctcggctttgtttgatggcttgtgaccatccatcttcctcttgatcacattccagaggttttcaatggggttcaggtctggagattgggctggccatgacagggtcttgatctggtggtcctccatccacaccttgattgacctggctgtgtggcatggagcattgtcctgctggaaaaaccaatcctcagagttggggaacattgtcagagcagaaggaagcaagttttcttccaggacaaccttgtacttggcttgattcatgccaaagctgcccgattccagccttgctgaagcacccccagatcatcaccgatcctccaccacatttcacagtgggtgcgagacactgtggcttgtaggcctctccaggtctccgtctaaccattagacgaccaggtgttgggcaaagctgaaaattggactcatctgggggtgcttcagcaaggctggaatcgggcagatttgtctttgtgaaggacgcatgaatcaagaaaattaaattgaatatgaacttattttctttgcattattcgaggtctgacaacactgcatcttttttgttattttgacccagttgtcattttctgcaaataaatgctctaaatgacaatatttttatttggaatttgggagaaatgttgtcagtagtttatagaataaaacaaaaatgttcattttacccaaacacatacctataaatagtaaaaccagagaaactgataattttgcagtggtctcttaattttttccagagctgtatatatatatatatatatatatatatatatatatatatatatatatatatatatatagtagcagaGTAGGTGCTGAAGGAGAAAAACTGTAGTTCGAGAGAGGTTACaggactacaattcccagaaagCCACAGGACTGCAGAGGAAATGGAAAGTACCTGTGGCCATTTAAGCCCTGCACAAGAGCATGAGGAGCCCTGTAGTCAGGGCTGATGGAGTAGCAGCCACAGGCAGActggctgacagacagacagaggacaAGCCAGCTGCTGAAGAGACCGATTAAAGCAGGAAGGTACTGTGATTTTGTGTGaaagggtttgtttgttttgttttgctggcaaacGGCTTAGTGTCCAGCTGTAGTGAGGGACGGGGAAAGTTCAGTTAGTAATCCAAAGTGGAGTTAggtttgattttaatattttgttttcgtttgtgtaaataataaaaagtgcacACAAGTGCTATAAACTGCAAAAATTCTGTGTCTGACTGGTGTGTGTGTAAGGTGAAAAATAAGTTTCAGCCATAAGgctttgtttctctctctctctctctctctctacacacacacacacatagtataTAGCTAAATGCTGTGAGTGTATTCTCATTTAAGATGATAGGTTTGTCCTAGAGTGTCAGGATTTCATATCAAGTTTTGTGAATTTcatgaatgaaaatgttttaagtgTTAATAGACTCAGCAGCCAGTTTTACTGCTTTCTTAATTATTGTACCGTTGAAGTTTTAAATAGATGTTAAACCTTTGAAAGTGCAACACAATTATGTGAAATTATTTGTGTACAAAAACACTTTCTTTTTCCAAACACTGGCCCCAAATACTAGACTGGGTCGCCCCTCTAAGTGAGGCCCAGGCTGATACTTGCTTAGGGAACGAGAGGACAGTTAAATACAAATTGTTGCCAACAAAGGTCTGAATTAGAacaaagaaaatactgtacactGATGTATTAATAATTCATATCTCcaactttaataataaaaatcaaagtattttttttcatttgcatacAGTTGTGTTCTGAAAATTGCTACTACATTCTATACAAGGTTACACCCCCAACCCCATCCTTCCCAGTTCATTTTACACACATTCAAATACATACACATTTAAACTCAAACAAAAAATGTGCTTGTTATGTATAGTATGTCAtgcaactttttttgtttttttttgcatttttgcttCCTTAAATGAACATAtaaatcaaaatgtttaaaaaacaaaaatcatatttgctaaaacctttttatttccaAGTTGCATTTTTGTAAAAGTGAATTTAATGTAGGCTTCTCAGAACTGTACATTTTCTAgcatattcactttttttttttttttaattgtatgcataAAATCCAATTACTTTTTGCTGATCAAATGTATTGACAAACTCTTGCTGTCTGTTGGTACAGAACCCCGACATACAGATATccaaaaaagtttatttaaagaaatacaatgagAAAACAGACCACCCAAGGAAGCAAAGATTGCAATAGTTTCTCCCCATTCAACACTGCATagagctacatttagaaatacaagaAACTGAATTCATTCATTGACAAAGCTTTCGACCAGAAGTCATTCATTGAGAAAAACTTTCTAGTCGGaacgtttgtcgttgaatttattaagtttattttagcatttctaaaaacaagaaataaagtaTTTACTTAGGTTTCTCAAAATTCATCTGCAAACCAAGACAGGGAAGATATTCACTGGTGACCAGATTAtaaatttgtttttttgatttttaCAGCTCGTTTTTggccagaaaaaataaaataataataataatacacaaggCAAGCTTGCAGGAGCAGATGACACTTAAAAGGCAAATATAAAAATTGAAACTCAAGGTCTGATTCAATATAAAGGAGAGGACATTGAACAAGTTTTTTAATGCATATATTCCTACTACCCTCACTATAACAAATCTGAATTAAAAGCCAGATGTGATCAGGACTTAACTCTCAACAGTAAATAATACAAGGGAGAATGTGTGTTAAAATGCCCCACATGTATTACAATCAAACTTTAAAGATAGATATCTAGATTTAACATGGGATTTATATATACACTATCAGTACTTTACACAGTGTAGGGGATGAACAGGGATTTATTAGATTGATTCCTACAGACCTTCCATATGGGTCTTTAACACACATTTGATTGTGCTGTACTTCAAATATGTAATTCAGAGCTAACCAAAATATTCTTAAATACTTTGAAGTAATGATCAGTTTCCTCAACACAGCCCTCTCCTAACAGACAGCTTTTGTATAGGACGTGGAAAAATACAATGACTGTCAaaggaacattaaaaaaagattaaaacaaatcaaatctCACATACAGTTTTATTAAAACAGCATCTTTCGAATCAGGTTACTGTCTGGAAATGGCAGCTTTGTGAAATGAGCCTAATGATCCTACTCAACAAGTAGAATCCTAACCCCACCCGGGTGCTTTTCCTGGTGAGGTGGTTGTAAAGATGCTGAGCTACCCAGGGCATGACACTCGCAACCAGTTTGATTTAATACTTACTTAATAGGAGCTGTTGATGCAGCTATCAAACTCATttaaataatgtgcttaattgAGTTTTGAAAGTGGGCTggtgtgagtttcaagccctggataagggtgttgggATGGGGGGCAGTCACATGAGGGAGCAGCACTGGCAGGCTTTCTGTTTGGGCCGGGAGGGCTCGAGTGCTTCTGCTCTGCTCTCCATGTCCCTGCTGGGGGTAGGGGCAGACTCAGCACCCTTGATGGCTGAAGACGGGGGCTCTCTTCTGGCTGCTGCCACGGGAGGAGGCTGGACTGTCGGAGCCAGCAAGGGCTCCTGTTCAGAAGGCTTGGGAGGGGTCTtggaccctgctgctgctgcttctttcaGCAAGGGCTGAATTTCGGGTTTCTCTGGGGTTTCCGCTGCCTGTTCCTGCGCAGTCGGGATTAAAGAAGATTCCGTTTCTGGAGTCAGAAGATCCGTAGCTGGCTCGAAGGTGATGTCTGCAAGATCCACTTCTTTATAAACTTCTTTGGAATCTTCCGCTGCAGGTTCATCAAGGACTCCTATTAGGTTGACAGTGTTCAGCGCAACCTCTGCCTCAATGGCCTGTTCCTGAAGACAGAGATTTGGGATTGTTTCAGTGGTTTTCTCCACGTCTAGATCTGCACCAGAGGGCTCTGGAGGTTCAGTCAGTTCTTCTTTAGGCTCTATGGGTATTTCCTCTCCTTCCTCTGTGATAATGACATGTTCCGCCCGCATCACTTCTCCTATAACCTCCTTCGATTCTTCCTCGGACTTTGCATCGGAAAACCCGAGGAAGGTGAGGCTGACCGGGTTTTCCATCAGGCTGTCTAGATCCTCAGGTTTGGAGGCTTCGGTTTCTTCTATGTCTCCTCCTGATTTCTGGGTCTGTCCATTTTCCCAGATCACTggttcttcttctttttcttcatgTCTCACTATTTCATCTCCCAGCTTTTCAAAACCGTTGACCAAACCGTTGGTCTTGGGTTGGTCTTCTTGAAGCGATTctggaggattgtggttaaggatGACGGCATGGGCGTCCTCCGCTCCTGCCTCTAGATCTACTTTGCCTTCCTCGTTCACCCCTTTTTCAGAAGCCAGCTCAGAGTTTTCTTCCAGATTGTGGTTCATTGTTATTTCCTTGCCACCATTGTGGCTCGCCATGTTCAGGTCTTTTGTGTCGTTATGTGGAGGCTCTGCTTCGTGTTCTGACTTCTTCCATGCTGTCTGGTTTAGGAGTCTGTCCACCTCCTCCGGGCCAAGCTCTTTCTCAGCGCCAGCTCCCACAGCGAAGATGCTCTTGGTGCCATCGTCAAATACTTTATGTCCTTTGGCCTCAAACTCATGGGCATCCAGAGGGACTGTGGACAGAACAGTGGCGTCTCCAGTTTTCAAGTTTTTCTCCACGCTGATCTGCATAGCGAACACGGCTGGAATAATGCAATGGGAAAGACTGTCAAGTTCATAAAAGTTTGTACACAGCAGGGGTAGAACGACTACTAATCTGAGCTGAATAGTTGaggtaa
This genomic window contains:
- the LOC131706603 gene encoding palmdelphin-like isoform X2, producing MEETELYKQRLQAIAEKRRIQEEQERTRREMEEERLRLQQMKRKSLRDQWLMEGSAAPLDSSVPRSPLWGSQAQQLEERINKLQTEQSRLAEEESHIGKQEGAETLNHAGKDAEKIQVVLLDANEEFTASQITAPVLAAPPKPAVRLRRAPPTDEAAMAIGEGDRTAVFAMQISVEKNLKTGDATVLSTVPLDAHEFEAKGHKVFDDGTKSIFAVGAGAEKELGPEEVDRLLNQTAWKKSEHEAEPPHNDTKDLNMASHNGGKEITMNHNLEENSELASEKGVNEEGKVDLEAGAEDAHAVILNHNPPESLQEDQPKTNGLVNGFEKLGDEIVRHEEKEEEPVIWENGQTQKSGGDIEETEASKPEDLDSLMENPVSLTFLGFSDAKSEEESKEVIGEVMRAEHVIITEEGEEIPIEPKEELTEPPEPSGADLDVEKTTETIPNLCLQEQAIEAEVALNTVNLIGVLDEPAAEDSKEVYKEVDLADITFEPATDLLTPETESSLIPTAQEQAAETPEKPEIQPLLKEAAAAGSKTPPKPSEQEPLLAPTVQPPPVAAARREPPSSAIKGAESAPTPSRDMESRAEALEPSRPKQKACQCCSLM
- the LOC131706603 gene encoding palmdelphin-like isoform X1; this encodes MEETELYKQRLQAIAEKRRIQEEQERTRREMEEERLRLQQMKRKSLRDQWLMEGSAAPLDSSVPRSPLWGSQAQQLEERINKLQTEQSRLAEEESHIGKQEGAETLNHAGKDAEKIQVVLLDANEEAQKHSNEKKENGAKTGHSTTAKFTASQITAPVLAAPPKPAVRLRRAPPTDEAAMAIGEGDRTAVFAMQISVEKNLKTGDATVLSTVPLDAHEFEAKGHKVFDDGTKSIFAVGAGAEKELGPEEVDRLLNQTAWKKSEHEAEPPHNDTKDLNMASHNGGKEITMNHNLEENSELASEKGVNEEGKVDLEAGAEDAHAVILNHNPPESLQEDQPKTNGLVNGFEKLGDEIVRHEEKEEEPVIWENGQTQKSGGDIEETEASKPEDLDSLMENPVSLTFLGFSDAKSEEESKEVIGEVMRAEHVIITEEGEEIPIEPKEELTEPPEPSGADLDVEKTTETIPNLCLQEQAIEAEVALNTVNLIGVLDEPAAEDSKEVYKEVDLADITFEPATDLLTPETESSLIPTAQEQAAETPEKPEIQPLLKEAAAAGSKTPPKPSEQEPLLAPTVQPPPVAAARREPPSSAIKGAESAPTPSRDMESRAEALEPSRPKQKACQCCSLM